A region from the Hydra vulgaris chromosome 08, alternate assembly HydraT2T_AEP genome encodes:
- the LOC136084127 gene encoding uncharacterized protein LOC136084127: MTTEFKMCTCAVCLTNKGIRSKCLTLITPSVCKNIKEYIWPNFDIDLDVCPSVVCSNCRRNLFSLNKGETAYLSNWLESISKVDRSSIRRTSSLLGIQKNVDTEPNTTEIHVDTEPNTTEKICSLCYLNLGRGVTHTCCKSNAVSNIIDISESLGEKNAEQIVSGLLKRKMEPENIVSREQFMLSTGGNLLSVTVGVNKIKSKRKKVNQISFQTIMELSNELELSKNKTKKLCFTLRRNVTGVVESSINIKMTELEETLDSLYECKTEELVDGDQTVFRDIVYVKNTTEFIKFITEKRGIDNLNAMVRISIDGGQNFLKVIINVFDPKNHYSSSEIYEDSGVKRCYILAIVELVSEDNGNLQKLLAPLKLEEVNFSLAFDLKCANSIFGLSGHSGKYACLYCEGECSLETEKLRTLGSIDLCYDQYVCDGKKRLKMQEYKNVINPRLIYLQEEQETLIEHIVPPPELYILMGVVDKFCTLLLCVWPPFENWLKTHYILMRGSHGVGLDENNANRLMSLLDVLERDVTFAAAINILPIVNCLHKFLLIKSAVFGLELGIDISVKIEDFQSSFFNLQLYTKDIFDYNLTVSWKIHILVCHILPL; this comes from the exons ATGACAACAGAATTTAAAATGTGTACTTGTGCAGTTTGCTTGACAAATAAAGGTATCAGATCAAAATGTCTAACGCTTATAACACCCTCagtatgcaaaaatattaaagaatacATTTGGCCAAACTTTGATATTGATCTTGATGTTTGTCCTTCAGTAGTTTGTTCCAACTGCAGAAGAAATTTGTTTAGTCTAAACAAAGGAGAAACTGCATATCTTTCCAACTGGTTAGAGAGTATATCAAAG gttgaTAGAAGCAGTATTAGACGAACCTCCTCACTGCTAGGTAtccaaaaaaatgttgatacaGAGCCAAATACAACTGAGATACATGTTGATACAGAGCCAAATACAACTGAGAAAATCTGTAGTCTTTGCTATTTAAATCTTG GCAGAGGAGTTACTCATACTTGTTGCAAAAGTAACGCTGTAAGCAATATCATAGATATCAGTGAGTCGCTTGGAGAGAAAAATGCAGAACAAATAGTTTCTGGATTGTTAAAACGCAAAATGGAACCTGAAAACATTGTAAGCAGAGAGCAGTTCATGTTGTCTACAGGTGGAAATCTTCTCTCGGTTACAGTtggagttaataaaattaagtcaaaaagaaagaaagtaaaCCAGATCTCATTCCAAACTATTATGGAGCTATCGAATGAATTAGaactttctaaaaacaaaacaaaaaaattatgttttactttACGGAGGAACGTAACTGGTGTTGTAGAATcaagtattaatattaaaatgactgAATTAGAGGAAACTCTTGATTCTTTATATGAATGCAAAACAGAGGAACTGGTTGACGGAGATCAGACAGTTTTTAGAGAtatagtttatgtaaaaaatacaacagaatttattaaatttataacagaaaaaagaGGTATTGATAACCTTAATGCAATGGTAAGAATTTCTATAGATGGtggtcaaaactttttaaaagttatcattAATGTTTTTGATCCAAAAAATCACTATTCTTCATCTGAAATATATGAAGATTCTGGTGTAAAACGTTGTTATATTCTTGCCATTGTGGAGTTGGTTTCAGAGGACAATGGCAATCTCCAAAAATTATTGGCTCCTCTAAAACTTGAAGAAGTAAATTTTAGTCTTGCATTTGATTTAAAGTGTGCAAACAGTATTTTTGGACTATCAGGTCACTCTGGTAAATATGCCTGTTTGTATTGTGAAGGAGAATGCTCGCTAGAAACAGAAAAACTTAGAACTTTAGGCTCCATAGACCTGTGTTATGATCAATATGTATGTGATgggaaaaaaagattgaaaatgcAGGAATACAAAAATGTTATCAACCCTCGTTTAATTTACTTACAAGAAGAACAAGAAACTCTTATTGAACACATTGTTCCTCCACCTGAGCTCTACATTTTGATGGGAGTTGTAGATAAATTTTGTACTTTACTTTTGTGTGTTTGGCCACCTTTTGAAAATTGGTTGAAAACACATTACATACTAATGAGAGGGTCTCATGGTGTAGGTTTAGATGAAAACAATGCAAATAGATTAATGTCCTTGCTAGATGTTTTAGAGAGAGATGTCACCTTTGCTGCAGCAATTAATATTTTACCGATAGTTAattgtttgcataaatttttattaataaaatcagCAGTGTTTGGTTTGGAACTGGGTATAgatatttctgttaaaattgaAGACTTccaaagttcattttttaatcTTCAACTGTATACCAAAGATATTTTTGACTACAATTTAACAGTTTCATGgaaaattcatattttagtGTGTCACATTCTCCCTTTGTAG